In Flavobacterium sp. N1736, the following are encoded in one genomic region:
- a CDS encoding OmpP1/FadL family transporter — protein MKKILFLIISGLTISVSHSQEVSDAVRYAQDNLTGTARFRAMSGAFGAVGGDLSSLSVNPAGSAIFLNNQVAITFSNQNIKNNSSYFGTQTSDKDNSFILNQAGGVFVFNDRNNKSGWNKIAIGASYENTNNFNNNTYSAGTNPTRSIDGYFLAYANYGNGGAPVPGQFVEIGDKEPITNRYGFLGSNLPNSQYPNLSGFSAQQAMLGYQGFIINADDENNPNSTYSTNVPAGGNFYQDNIISERGYNSKVSFNIATSYKDRIYLGANLNVHVTDYRRSSSFYEENDNPLVPAPTISNLTFNNELYTYGNGFSFQLGAIGKVTEAFRLGIAYESNTWYELYDEVHQSLYTLTETSGGQGVEYTLNPDYVNVYESYTLQTPGKFTFSGAYIFGKSGLISIDYAIKDYGNTKFKPNSGGFGGLNNDISDQMTSNGELRVGAEYKIKRLSLRGGYRFEGSPYKNKTTIGDLNSYSGGLGYNFGGTKLDLAYSYAERKTSQGFFATGLTDPANITSKLNNVSLSLLFEL, from the coding sequence ATGAAAAAAATATTATTCCTAATTATATCGGGACTAACTATTAGCGTCTCACATTCACAAGAAGTTTCAGATGCTGTACGTTATGCTCAGGACAATTTAACCGGAACTGCCAGATTTAGAGCCATGAGTGGAGCCTTTGGAGCAGTTGGCGGAGATTTATCTTCTCTTTCTGTAAACCCTGCCGGATCTGCTATATTTTTGAACAATCAGGTTGCAATAACTTTTAGCAATCAGAATATTAAAAATAATTCTAGTTACTTCGGAACTCAAACAAGTGACAAAGACAACTCTTTTATCCTGAATCAGGCTGGCGGTGTTTTTGTTTTTAACGATAGAAATAATAAAAGTGGTTGGAATAAAATAGCTATTGGAGCTTCTTATGAAAATACCAATAATTTCAATAATAACACATACTCTGCTGGAACGAATCCAACACGTTCTATTGATGGGTATTTTTTAGCTTATGCTAATTATGGTAATGGAGGAGCGCCAGTGCCTGGTCAATTTGTTGAAATAGGTGACAAAGAGCCAATCACTAACAGATACGGTTTTTTAGGTTCTAATTTACCTAATAGCCAATATCCTAATTTATCAGGATTCTCTGCTCAGCAAGCAATGTTAGGATATCAAGGTTTTATAATAAATGCCGATGACGAAAATAATCCAAACAGTACTTATAGCACAAATGTTCCTGCTGGCGGCAATTTTTATCAGGATAATATAATATCTGAACGAGGATACAATAGTAAAGTAAGTTTTAACATTGCAACCTCATATAAAGACAGAATTTATCTTGGAGCCAACTTAAATGTACATGTTACTGATTATAGAAGATCAAGCAGTTTTTATGAAGAAAATGATAATCCATTAGTTCCTGCTCCAACTATCTCTAATTTAACTTTTAATAACGAATTATATACTTACGGAAACGGATTCTCTTTTCAACTCGGAGCCATTGGTAAAGTTACAGAAGCTTTTCGTCTTGGTATAGCATACGAATCTAATACATGGTACGAACTTTATGATGAAGTTCATCAAAGTTTATATACACTAACAGAAACAAGCGGAGGACAAGGGGTTGAATATACATTAAATCCTGACTATGTAAACGTTTACGAATCTTACACCTTACAAACACCCGGAAAATTTACTTTTAGTGGAGCTTATATCTTCGGAAAATCAGGTTTAATTAGTATTGATTATGCTATAAAAGATTACGGAAACACTAAATTTAAACCAAATAGTGGCGGTTTTGGAGGATTAAACAACGACATCAGCGACCAAATGACCAGTAATGGTGAATTAAGAGTTGGTGCTGAATACAAAATAAAAAGATTGAGTTTAAGAGGCGGATATCGTTTTGAAGGAAGTCCTTATAAAAACAAAACTACAATTGGAGATTTAAACAGTTACTCTGGTGGTTTGGGTTATAATTTTGGAGGCACAAAATTAGATTTAGCCTATTCTTATGCAGAGAGAAAAACAAGTCAGGGATTTTTTGCAACAGGATTAACTGATCCTGCCAATATTACATCGAAACTAAATAATGTTTCTTTGTCTTTATTATTTGAATTGTAA